A stretch of the Streptosporangium sp. NBC_01755 genome encodes the following:
- a CDS encoding serine/threonine-protein kinase: MRAPPGYLLAARYRLSEPVGRGGMGTVWRAHDELLNREVAVKEVRLPLILDEDLRAELCARTEREGRATAMVAHPSVITVFDVVTEDERPWIVMELLRARSLEQLLQDHGPLPPRQVAEIGRQVLGALRAVHAKGILHRDVKPSNVLVTDDRAVLTDFGLAALEGDVSITQAGIVLGSAGYIAPERVLGAKASPSGDLWSLGATLYTAVEGRGLHGRRTAAAALAALTSGEPIPIERAGPLTPVLRGLLTIDPNSRLDAGRASLMLARVAAGGLVEEPFGMPPGRPDARPSGRFDARPPAGRSDGTSGPPFSRRSQHRGLHRFGSAPTPAPRSSAPLSAPPPSGPMSVPVSQPRAHRRPGEGVHRKPTEVSSSYRPFVRFMTPLIRLMLPRLLWPRELRKRG, translated from the coding sequence ATGCGTGCGCCGCCCGGATACCTTCTTGCAGCGCGCTACCGGCTGTCGGAACCGGTTGGGCGCGGTGGCATGGGCACTGTCTGGCGCGCACATGACGAGCTGCTCAACCGCGAGGTGGCGGTCAAGGAGGTCCGCCTCCCCCTGATCCTCGACGAGGATCTCCGCGCCGAGCTGTGCGCCAGGACCGAGCGTGAGGGACGGGCGACCGCGATGGTCGCCCACCCCTCGGTCATCACCGTCTTCGACGTCGTCACCGAGGACGAGCGCCCCTGGATCGTGATGGAGCTGCTCCGCGCCAGATCGCTGGAGCAGCTCCTGCAGGACCACGGCCCGCTGCCTCCACGCCAGGTGGCGGAGATCGGCCGGCAGGTCCTGGGGGCGCTGCGCGCCGTGCACGCCAAGGGGATCCTCCATCGCGACGTGAAGCCCAGCAACGTCCTGGTGACCGACGACCGGGCGGTGCTCACCGATTTCGGCCTGGCCGCGCTCGAAGGCGACGTGTCGATCACCCAGGCGGGCATCGTGCTGGGCTCGGCCGGGTACATCGCCCCCGAGCGCGTGCTGGGCGCCAAGGCCAGCCCGTCCGGCGACCTGTGGTCGCTCGGCGCGACCCTCTACACCGCCGTCGAGGGCCGCGGCCTGCACGGCCGCCGTACGGCCGCCGCCGCGCTCGCCGCGCTGACCAGCGGCGAGCCGATCCCCATAGAGCGGGCGGGACCGCTGACGCCGGTGCTGCGGGGCCTCCTCACCATCGACCCGAACTCCCGGCTCGACGCGGGACGGGCCTCGCTGATGCTCGCCCGGGTGGCGGCCGGCGGGCTGGTCGAGGAGCCCTTCGGCATGCCTCCCGGCCGGCCCGACGCCAGGCCCTCCGGGCGATTCGACGCCAGGCCGCCCGCGGGCAGGTCCGACGGGACCTCGGGTCCGCCGTTCAGCCGCCGTTCCCAGCACCGTGGGCTGCACCGGTTCGGTTCGGCGCCGACGCCCGCCCCTCGGTCCTCGGCTCCCCTGTCGGCCCCGCCGCCGTCCGGACCGATGTCGGTACCGGTGTCTCAGCCTCGTGCGCACCGGCGCCCGGGCGAGGGCGTACACAGAAAGCCGACAGAGGTTTCGTCAAGCTATCGCCCATTTGTCCGTTTCATGACGCCCCTTATAAGGTTGATGCTCCCGCGTCTTCTCTGGCCGAGGGAACTCCGTAAGCGCGGGTAA